In Ooceraea biroi isolate clonal line C1 chromosome 14, Obir_v5.4, whole genome shotgun sequence, the genomic window GTGTCGTCTTCACTACTATGGCTTTCATCAGAGCTATCAATGCGCCGTTTCGGACGTTCAATAGTAACATTGTTTTCGTCATCGCTCTCGCTGGATTCACTGTAAACGATTAGATTTAACGTTGCTTGCTGCTGAAGCCGTTTCTTACTTTGCGGTGACAAATAAGTTGTATTGTCCTCCTCGTCAGTCTCCAATGTCATTGATAcgtcattattaatttctcctGTATTCGCCATCTTTTTTGGCCAACTATCGGCATCGTCATTGATAGCAGGTGAACAAGCTATTAATGTGGCGTTCTTTATAGGAACGTCTGCGCTGataatatcaatgttattatcTACGTTGTCCGTTTTCTTAATGTTACTATCGACATCATTactatttttgttaattatcttgtattttttgttGATGAGCTCGGTGCATGTAATTTTAGGTAACGATTGTTGCTTTGGCGAGTCTTCTGATTTCACAAAATCCGTCTCGTCTTTATGAGAATTATTTACTGAATAAATCTCTGCATTTTTATCAACTTCGTTGGATCGGAGGGGATCCTTTACTTCTTCCTCTAAAGAAGATTCGCTTACTTTTCTACCATTTTGCATTCCTAAATTGTTGTTATCATGAGATTTTGTACATTTACTCCTCGTGGGACTCCTTCTAGGAGATAACAATCGCTGTTCCTGGGAATCGTACGATTCTTCCGATTTCGTGGAATGTCTTTTGCTCTCTGCATCTTTGTCTTTGTTtaatttagaagaattatttatttttttagggGACTTCCTCATTTCTTTACTCTCCTGTCCCTTTACAATGTCATCGTAAGACTTCGAATGTCTGTCTTTTATGCAACTCTCTTCAGAAGACAGTCGAATTTCGATATTGCGCGGACTTTTTGATTTTACAAAATCTGTATCTTCTTCTGTCTTATCTTCCTGGGTTACTGGCTTCATCTGTCGTGCGTCTTTATCATTTTGATCTAATCGGGAAGAATTCCTCATTTCATCAGAAAACGTTCCTGCTTCTTTACTATTTTCTTCTCCACTATCCTCTAAACCACTATCATGACATCTCGTATGCTTCTCTTTCATATCCTGCTTAGAATTTCCCAATTTGACTGctttaacttctttttgcGCTGTAATTTTCTTGTTTGTTCGAGGAGACGTAAGTATCTCCTCCGCAATATCTGCAAGAAAACTTGTTGGACTTTTTAAATTGGACTGTTCGTTCTCGACTAATCTGCTTTCTAAATCTTCATCGTTTGTAGGGCACTTCCGTTGATTAGGTAATAAAACACTTGACAATGAGCCCTGTACATCGGTTACATTAATTTGTGAAGTTTTTAATGGAGCACTAGATCGACTAAAGCTTATAACAGCTGGAGGTGACTGATCGCAATTCGATTGATCTTTTACGCTTTTATTCTTCTTAACTCCGTCTTTATCATTTCTCGTGGAGTCCATCTCTTCTAATAcagatattaaattctttcgAACGCTTTCTACTTGCGATGATTTGCGAGTCATACGTTTATTACTGAaatttttcgtatttattaaatcctCGTTACTTATTTCTGTTAGTTCGTTGGTAAAACTATCTTCCCATTTAAGAACAATATCAGACGTGTTGTAACTACTTTCCAGATTAGTCGATTTAGATAGATGCATGTTATTATGTGACCTCCGTGACTcgatatttgatttatttaatgacGCATCTTGTGCTGTATAATTCTGTGGCCCATTTTCAACTACaggtttctttttattgaaaattccaTCATTTGGAGAACACAACTCATCTACTACCACATTGCAATTTTCATCGTTCTTCCTTGTCCGTCCACCTCTAGATTTCATGTTAAATAACGTAAGAGACCTGTTGTTAGAGCGAGCTTCCAAGTAATCATGATTTTCATCTTTGAAAAGGTTTTCTTCATCATTCGAAGCACTTGCTTGTGTTGCAGTATGAAACGTGTATGAGGTgtctttattattctttataattttccaGCATATATTAGCATGCTTCTTAGGTGATTGTGACTTTGATGGCTCCTTAGACTCCGTTCGCGATGGTTTACTTTTATCAGATGTTTGAGATGATTTACTTTTACGTTTAACagattttttccttttaacaGGTTGAAAATCTTCTTCACTATTTAAAATGTACTTATTTAAGTTTTCAGTTTTATACTTGGCTATATACTTGGTCCGTGCTGCTGGAGTACTGTGTATGACATCATAGTCAACGTCGCTGAGATCAATATTGTCGGTGTCAGTATCTTCCGCCATATCTCGCAAGAGAGTAGTTTTTAAATGTACATATTGCTTGTAATTTTTCACGCCATGCCTTTTCAATTCTGCATTAAGTATTTTTGTTCTCTTTCGTATCTGTGACCACCTAACTTTATGTATGAAAGAATTGTCTATCATTCTATCCGTGACGTTATTGTCTACAGTAATCCAAGTAATAGCCTCATGAGACATAATGCTTCACTTTATTCTAGAAAgataaaatgcataaaatgaaaaataaaataagattccCTTAAAATTAGTATGGATCTATACAACTTATATGTGTATTCTCACAATAGGAAATAACATGTGATTTACTTGAGAAATTACCAatccttttatttaatttattattatttattacagtttatttaaacataacGTACTTTATACAGAAATTTATATCagtcttttacattttaattctatTGTAAGATTACTGTGATCTAATAGTCGAGGAATAACCTCTACAATTTTATAGCATCTACGAGTtcaaattttctaatattgcTATAAACATTTTGTGcgtataataaagttattcaGATAATTTACTTAGATAAACAAGCAGGATACATCGATTATATTACATCTTTGCATGGGATTAACTAATGAGAGTTTCtaactttaaaaataattaaaagcaaaCAGTTTTATTGATGTTGCTCTTTTAATATCGCGCGATAATTCTTatcattattcttatttacCATTATCGTTATTCTACGTATAAAGTACGTGACGAGACATATAAATAGTTTCatcaaattttacaaaattcgaaTTCAATATAGTTGCGAGTAAAgttaagaaaataatgatttaaatcgTACCTCTCTTtcgtttcatttaatatatatctatcCAACAAAGACACTGTATCATAATCACTGCGTattgctcttttttttattaacattcgTATTTATTTAGGTACAAAGCACCACGCGGAGCTCACTACtaaatttttacacatttaaaACCATTGGGGGCAGGAAAACTAATGAGAAGAGAGAACTCAAAAgtcttaaggtgatcctggagttgctagtgaaatattttttcactatagcgatggtaattgcagtttcgaaaattaccggcggaatcggtgattttcctgcatttttcaagaaatatatctttttattgaattcacagaatgaaaagtccttttccacgatgaaagtacacacaataatgtagtgtggaaaataggacttaactttccaaatggaaaaaaaatcacaattttgatttcaacacaattttcatttgtggaaagggattttttattctgcacaagcaataaaaagaattttcgaaactgcaattaccatcgctatagtgaaaaaatagttcactagcaactccagcttccccttaatttaaggcgatcctggagtcgtctgtattaccggcggaatcggtgattttcctgcatttttcaagaaatatatctttttattgaattcacagaatgaaaagtCCTTTTcgacgatgaaagtacacacaataatgtagtgtggaaaataggacttaactttccaaatggaaaaaaaatcacaattttgatttcaacacaattttcatttgtggaaagggattttttattctgcacaagcaataaagagaattttcgaaactgcaattaccatcgctatagtaaaaaaatagttcactagcaactccagcttccccttaatttaaggcgatcctggagtcgtctgtattaccggcggaatcggtgattttcctgcatttttcaagaaatatatctttttattgaattcacagaatgaaaagtccttttccacgatgaaagtacacacaataatgtagtgtggaaaataggacttaactttccaaatggaaaaaaaatcacaattttgatttcaacacaattttcatttgtggaaagggattttttattctgcacaagcaataaagagaattttcgaaactgcaattaccatcgctatagtgaaaaaatagttcac contains:
- the LOC105274770 gene encoding MATH and LRR domain-containing protein PFE0570w — translated: MSHEAITWITVDNNVTDRMIDNSFIHKVRWSQIRKRTKILNAELKRHGVKNYKQYVHLKTTLLRDMAEDTDTDNIDLSDVDYDVIHSTPAARTKYIAKYKTENLNKYILNSEEDFQPVKRKKSVKRKSKSSQTSDKSKPSRTESKEPSKSQSPKKHANICWKIIKNNKDTSYTFHTATQASASNDEENLFKDENHDYLEARSNNRSLTLFNMKSRGGRTRKNDENCNVVVDELCSPNDGIFNKKKPVVENGPQNYTAQDASLNKSNIESRRSHNNMHLSKSTNLESSYNTSDIVLKWEDSFTNELTEISNEDLINTKNFSNKRMTRKSSQVESVRKNLISVLEEMDSTRNDKDGVKKNKSVKDQSNCDQSPPAVISFSRSSAPLKTSQINVTDVQGSLSSVLLPNQRKCPTNDEDLESRLVENEQSNLKSPTSFLADIAEEILTSPRTNKKITAQKEVKAVKLGNSKQDMKEKHTRCHDSGLEDSGEENSKEAGTFSDEMRNSSRLDQNDKDARQMKPVTQEDKTEEDTDFVKSKSPRNIEIRLSSEESCIKDRHSKSYDDIVKGQESKEMRKSPKKINNSSKLNKDKDAESKRHSTKSEESYDSQEQRLLSPRRSPTRSKCTKSHDNNNLGMQNGRKVSESSLEEEVKDPLRSNEVDKNAEIYSVNNSHKDETDFVKSEDSPKQQSLPKITCTELINKKYKIINKNSNDVDSNIKKTDNVDNNIDIISADVPIKNATLIACSPAINDDADSWPKKMANTGEINNDVSMTLETDEEDNTTYLSPQSKKRLQQQATLNLIVYSESSESDDENNVTIERPKRRIDSSDESHSSEDDTPKNDETTYASKENDINGSRSKDSDEDTSSEETTPVSEEINKSNSTGIMQERMKKKTVSPAKLTSEDNFLKSNGDENSLEKTQNCGNVYNDESSLLDKENIYNKNKQRDRVSDCTDKFENKSGYKSQSTSISTRTSHVESDASAHRRPRNLQQLVEDENLRVETASPSFTIADLSEDEEAFILNVPSKVLQCSLQDQLFILKNKTIKFGQTKYVITHTEMHTTSCIFATGKARKPYKTVNIKNVGVVTARERLSFEGHLRKSNSLNFNNTDTSFELKSPKISNGKINDTESKISENYSKYKRRRGSDSNSEQSPTKRKRLKVYS